The Herbiconiux sp. SALV-R1 nucleotide sequence TGCAGCATGGCGGGCTCGTAGGGCTCCAGGCTCACGCGGTTCTCGCGGATCTGGGTACGGATGTCGCGGTCGGAGAGCAGCACGCAGTCAGTGTATTGGGTGAGCGTAGGGGCTGAGCGCGCGCGAACCCGGCGTGATCGCGCCCGACCGCGGCTGTCAAGCCCGGTGCGGGACGGGCCGACGCACTGTGGACTTGAGGCATGAGCATCCGTTCCCGATCCCTCCGCCACCGCCCGCTGACCGCCGCGGCGGGCCTGCTGCTCGTCGTCGGCACCGCCGCCGGGCTCTCCGCCTGCAACGGCGGCGCCCAGACGGAGTACCCGGAGCGCACGAGCTCGGGCACACCCGTCGCGCCGAACGACGAGGTCACGCCGCTGCCCGAAGACACCGCGAGCCCGAGCGGCACCCCGTCGCCCGTGCCCACCACGGTCGACGACTCGGGCACCCAGGACGGCGGGTCGGACTGAGCCGGGTGAGCGCTCCGGTCGACGTCGCGGTCGTCGGCTCCGGGCCGAACGGCCTCGCCGCCGCGGTGACCATGGCCCGCGCCGGGCTGTCGGTGCGGGTCTACGAGCGCGCGTCGACCATCGGCGGGGGAGCGCGCACCGCCGAGGTCACGCTGCCGGGGTTCCGGCACGACATCTGCTCGGCCGTGCATCCGCTCGCTCTCTCGTCGGGCTTCTTCAGGTCGTTTCGCCTGCCGGAGCGGATGCGGCTCGCCGTTCCCGAGATCTCGTTCGGCCACCCGCTCGACGGCGGGAGGGCGGCGATCGCCTTCCGCGACCTCGACCGCACCGCCGACGGCCTCGGCCCAGACGGAAGCGCCTACCGGCGCCTGATGGAGCCGCTCGTGCGCCGCGCCGACGAAGTGGCGCAGTTCACCGGGTCGAGCCTCGTGAGGCTGCCCGCGCATCCGGTCGCCGCCGCGCTGTTCGGATTGCGCGCGCTCGAGCAGGGGTCGCCGCTGTGGAACCTGCGGTTCAGCGACGACGTCGCGCCCGCGATGCTGAGCGGGGTGGCGGCGCACAGCATCCTGCCGATGCCGAGCCTCGGCACGGCAGGGGCCGCCCTGTCGCTCGGGGTGCAGGCGCACGCGCGGGGGTGGCCGGTGCCGATCGGCGGCAGCCAGGCGATCGTCGACGCGCTGGTGGCCGACCTGCTCGAGCACGGCGGGGAGGTGGTGACGGATGCTGAGGTGCGGCAGCTCGACGACGTGCGGCCGGCGCAGGCGGTGCTGCTCGACGTCGCACCCGCGAACCTCGCCCGCATCGCCGGTCGCGAGCTGCCGCGACGCTATCTCGCGGCACTCCGGCGGTTCCGCTACGGCAACGCGGTGGCGAAGACCGACTTCGCGCTGAGCGGGCCCGTGCCGTGGACGAACGAGCTGCTGCGGCACGCGCCGACCGTGCACGTGGGAGGCACGCGCGCCGAGATCGCGGCGGCGGAGCGCGAGGTCGCGGCCGGGCGGCACTCGGCGTCGCCGTACGTGCTGGTCTCGCAGCCGTCGATCGTCGACGAGGGTCGCGCACCCGCGGGCGGCCACGTGCTGTGGGCGTACACGCACGTGCCGAGCGGGTCGACGCTCGACCAGACCGAGGTGATCACGAGGCAGATCGAGCGCTTCGCACCGGGGTTCCGCGACCTGGTGCTCGGCTCGGCGTCGCGCACGGCGACCGAGTACGAGTCGTACGACCCGAACTACATCGGGGGAGACATCGCCGCGGGAGCCGCGACGCTGCGGCAGCTCATCGTCCGGCCCACGCTCTCGCTCGACCCGTGGTCGACGCCGGCGCGCGGCGTGTACCTGTGCTCGTCGTCGACGCCCCCGGGGCCGGGCGTGCACGGCCTGTCGGGGTGGTACGCGGCGCGACGGGCGCTGGCGACGGTGTTCGGCATCCGTACCCCACCCTCGCTCGCACCCCGCCCGACCAGAACGGAGTCATGATGTCGATCAACGTGGGAGTCTTCTCCTGCCCGCCCGAGCGCGTGTTCGAGGTGCTGGCCGACGGCTGGCTGTTCCCGGTGTGGGTGGTGGGTGCCTCGCGCATGCGCGACGTCGAGGAGGCCTGGCCCGCCGAGGGCAGCAAGCTGCACCACTCCTTCGGGGTGTGGCCCGCGGTGATCGACGACGAGACGACCGTGCTCGAATGGAACCCGCCGCACCGCATGGTGATGCAGCCCGCCGGCTGGCCCATCGGCGAGGCGCGGGTGACGATCACCGTCAAGCCGCGCGGCACCGGATGCGTCGTACGGCTCGAGGAGCACGCCTCCCGCGGCCCCGGCACGCTCATGCCCGCGCCTCTGCTCGACATCCCCCTCCACATCCGCAACACCGAGACCCTCCGCCGCCTCTGCTACATCTCCGAGGGCTGACCCCTGCTATCCTCGGGGGAGCAGTACACGCGGATGTAGTTCAATGGCAGAACTTCAGCTTCCCAAGCTGATAGCGCGGGTTCGATTCCCGTCATCCGCTCCATGTGACGCGTGGGTACGCGCGTCCCGCCCCGCGCTCGCCCTCAGGCGCGCAGCCACGTCGTGTCGGAGAAGAGCGCGCGAAGTTCCTCGATGAGCCGCGCGGTGTGGAAGCCGTCGGCGACCGCGTGATGAACCTGCACCGCCAGGGGGAGCAGGGAGCGTCCCTCCCGCTCCGCGTAGCGTCCCAGGGTGAAGATCGGCGCGAAGTGGTCCCATCCGCCGTCGATGTTCAAGGTGAAGCCCGTGAAGGTCGTCCACGGCACGCTGGAGATGTCGAAGACGTTCGCCGGGGGTGCACCCTGCGGGAAGAGCTCGGTGGTTCCCGCGAACCGAGCCATCGTCTCCGAGGCGGCGTCGTGGAATGCGCCGAAATTGCGGTCGAACGGTTCCCAGAGGCACGAGAACGTCTCGCTCGGCGGGTTGAAGACGGTGAAGGCAGGATGCACCTCCCGCCACACGGCGGGGCCACCCGCCTCGTCGAGGGTCATGCGGAACTCGTCGTGCCGGTTCACGACGGAGGCGATCGCCCAGATCTGCGCGACTCGGGGTGACGCTCCGCTGTCGGGCGGGGAGGGGCAGAATGGGGGCATGGGTTCTTCTGCTGCTGGGCGGTCGGTGGGGCGCACGATCGGGCGGATCGCGCTCGGTTCTGCGCTGGTGTTCGCCGGGGTGTCGCATCTCACGTTCGCGCGCAAAGACTTTCAGGCGCAGGTGCCCGACTGGGTGCCGGTCGACGACGACACGGTCGTGCTGGGGTCGGGCGTGGCCGAGATCGCGCTGGGGGCGTCGCTCATCCTCCTGCCGAAGCACAAGCAGCTCGTGGGCAATACGGCGGCGGTGTTCTTCACAGCGATCTTCCCCGGCAACCTGTCGCAGTGGCTCAACGAGCGGGATGCGTTCGGCCTCGACACCGACCGCAAGCGCTTCGCACGGCTGTTCTTCCAGCCCCTGCTCGTGGCCTGGGCGGTGTGGTCGACACGCGACAAGCGCTGATCGTCAGGTGTGGGCGGTAGATTGAGGCCGTGACCCATCGCGTTCTGCTCGACGTCGACACGGGGGTCGACGATGCCCTCGCCATCCTGTTCGCCATCGCCCACCCCGACATCGATCTTCTCGGCGTCACATGTGTCGCGGGGAATACGTCGCTGCCGAACGTCGTGGCGAACACCCTGAAGGTGCTCGACGCGGCGGGTGCTCCGCCCGTGCCGGTCGCCGGCGGCGCCGTGCGACCGCTCATCGAGCCGCTGCGCTCCTCTCATGTGCACGGGGAGGACGGACTGGGCGACCTCGGCCTCGAGGCGTCGACACGCGCGGTCGACCCGCGGCACGCGGTCGACCTCGCCCGTGACCTCATCCTCTCGGCCGACGGCCCGGTGACCCTGGTCGGACTCGCGCCCCAGACGAACCTCGCGCTGCTCCTGCGCCAGTACCCCGAGGTCGCCGAGAAGCTCGAGCGGATCGTCGTCATGGGTGGGTCGGCGAGCGGAGGCAACGCGACGGCGGTCGCCGAGTTCAACGTCTGGCACGACCCGGAGGCGGCGGCGATCGTGCTCGACTCCGGCGTTCCGGTCTTCATGTACGGGCTCGACGTCTTCAACCAGGTGACCATCGCCGAGGCCGACGCCGCCCGACTCACGACGAGTTCGAGTGCCTCCGGCCGGCTCGCCGGCGCCCTCCTGTCGTTCCAGATGGCCGACCCCGAGGTCGATCAGGAGTCCGAGGGCGAGGGCGCCTGGGGCGGCCACATCGGCGACGCCGGCGCCCTGTGTGCCCTCGTCGACCCCGGAGCCCTCCGAATCGAGACCCACCCGGTGCGGGTCGAACTCGCCGGCTTCGCCCGCGGCCAGACCATCGTCGACCGACGCCGCCGCTCCGGCGAGGATGCCGTTCACGGCATACACGCGGCGGTACCCGCCATCGACATCGCGCTCGACGTCGACGTCGACCGCTTCGCCCGCCTCTTCCTCGACACGATCGCCCGCCTCCCGTGAAGGCCGCCGGCCCGAGCACTCCCGAGCCCGTCGACGCCGTCGAGTTCGCGGCCGACCGTGCCGCCGAGCACGGCGTGCCGCTCGGCGAGAGCCTCCCCCCTGCCGCCGAGGTGCGACCCGGAGTCTGGGTGCTGCCCCAGCCCACACCGGGCGACGGCATTCCGCACTACACCCTGAGCTACGCGATCGTCGACGAGGCCGGGGGAGTGCACCTCGTCGACCCCGGCTGGGACACCGAGGAGAACGCCGACCGGCTCGCCGCATTCCTCGCCGACCGCGGAGCCCGTCTCGACGACGTCGTCTCCGTCACCGCCACCCACCTGCACCCCGACCACCTCGGCCTCGCCGAGCGCCTCCGCCGCGAGACGGGAGCCCGGGTGCAGCTGCACGCCGCAGAGCAGGAGGCAGCGCAGCGGCTCGCCGAGCAGGCCGAGACCGCCGTGGAGACCGCCGCAGAGCGCCTCGCCCTCTGGGGCGTGCCCGAAGCCGACCGCGACGAACTGATGCAGGTCGCCCGCGTCGCCGCCACCGCCGGCCCGCGCACCACCGCGGTGAGCACCGGCGTCGGCCCGGCCGGCTTCACCGCCGACCTCGTGCTCCACGACGGCGAGCTGCTCGAGGTTCCGGGCCGACGCCTCGAGGTGCTGCACACCCCCGGCCACACACCGGGCCACCTCGCCCTGGTCGATCACGGCGACGAGCTCCTGTTCACGGGAGATCTCGTGCTCCCGACGATCTACCCCGGTCTCGGCCTCGGCGGGCCCGCCGACGACCCGCTGGGCGACTACCTGCGCTCGCTTGAGCGGGTATCCGCCTACGCCGGGCACGAGGTGCTCCCCGGCCACGGCTACCGCTTCACCGGCATCGCCGCGCGCTGTGCCACCATCCGCGAACATCACCTCAAGCGCTCCCGTGAGATCGCCGCCCTGCTCGACGCGCATCCGGGTCTCACCGTGTGGCAGCTCGCCGAACGCGTCACCTGGACGGCCGGCTGGGCCCACCTCCACGGCTTCTACCGCGTCTCGGCCCTCAGCCAGACCGCCATGCATACCGCCTACCTGCAACGGGCGGAGGCGGCATGAGCGAACTCGTCGACATCCCGTCTCCCGGCTGGCCGCTGGAGTTCGGCGTTCCCGGCCGGGCCGGCGTCGTCATCGTGCACGACGAGTACGGCCGGCTGCCCTACCTGGAGTCGTACGGCACGGCCCTCGCCGCTCAGGGATTCCACGTCGTGGTACCCGACCTGTTCGACGGCAAGGCCGCCGTGCAGGAGGCCGGCGCCGCCGAACTCGTGGCCCGGGTCGACGAGGGCTTCGCTCAGGCCACCCTCGACGACGCCATCGGCTTCCCCCGCGCCGCCGGCGCCACCCGCGTCGGCGTGATCGGGCTCGGCCTCGGCGGCAGACTCGCGCTGCGGGCAGCGCAGAGCGGGGCAGCGGATGCGGTGGTCACCTACTACGCCACGCTGGGCGACGACGAGGGCGGCATCATCCCCTGTCCGGTCATGCTGCACCGCGCCGCCGGCGACGAGTTCGACGCCTTCGTGAGCCGGCTGAAGGAGCACGGCACGCCCGTCACCCAGCACAGCTACAGCGCGGCTCCGGGGTTCGCGAACGCGACGGTCGCCGAGCTCGTCGACCCTCAAGCCGCCGCCCTGGCGTTCGCCCGCTCGGTCTACTTCATGCAGGCCCAGCTGCTCGACTGACGGCCCGCCGTGTAGCGTGTGGCCGTGACCGCATTCGCTCCCGACGTCATCGACGCCGTGCTCCGCCACATGAACGGCGACCACTCCGACGACAATCTGCTCATCGCCCGCGCCTTCGTCGACCCCTCCGCCGACGCCTCCACGATGACGGGGTTCGACGGCGACGGGGGAGTGTGGGAGGTGACGGCCGGGGGTGCGACGACCGCCGCATCCGTGGCCTGGCCGGCGGGCCCCATCACGGAGCGGGCGGAGGTGCGACGGGAGATCGTCGCCCTCTACGACGAGGCCTGTGCCGTACTCGGGGTGGAACCACGCGCCCACGACCGCTAGGTTAGGTAACACTAACTTCCGCACCGACCAGCTGGGAATGAACACATGGCCGCAGTGATCCCCTTCTCTCAGGCTCTCCGTGAGCGCACCTGGTCGGGCCACGGCGACAGCGAGGGCGCCGGCTTCATGACCGACCTGATGAGCGGCAAGGGCTCGAGAGACGACTACATCTCCCTGGTCGCGCAGCACTTCTTCATCTACGAGGCGCTCGAGGCTGCTGCCGAGCGCATGAAGAACGACCCGGTGGCCGCCGCGTTCATCACGCCCAAGCTCACCCGGCTGCCGGCGATCGAGGCCGACCTGCAGTTCCTGCTCGGCGACGACTGGCGCGAGAAGATCTCCCCGCTGCCCACCACCGAGCGCTACGTGCAGCGCATCCGCGAGGTGGCGGCGACCTGGAACGGCGGGTTCATCGCGCACCACTACACGCGCTACCTCGGCGACCTCTCGGGCGGGCAGATCATCCGCACGCTCATGCAGCGCCAGTTCGGTTTCGAGACCAATGGTGTCGGCTTCTACCTGTTCGGCGACATCGCGAAGCCGAAGGAGTTCAAGGAGACCTACCGCACCCAGCTCGACGCCGTCGACTGGAGCGACGAGGAGCGCGACCGCGTCATCGACGAGGTGCTGGTGGCCTACCGCTTCAACACCGAGCTCTTCCTCGACCTCGCCGACGCGAAGGCCGCGCAGGTCGCGTAGGCGGCCACGCGTCGCCTCGCCCGCCCCTGGTCGCGAAGCCCGCCGCGGGTCCGCCGCGTGCGCCCGGCGCCTAGGCGGCAACCGCCGGCACGACCGCACCCGGCGCGGCCACCACGACACTGCGCGACCGCGCCCTCGTCACGGCGACGAGCGTGAGCACGAGCCCTAGGGCGGCGAACACGACGAGCACGAGCGCCTCCTGCCCGGCGACCACCGCCGAACCACCCCCGATGAGCGCGTGCATGCCCGTGATGGCATGCGACAGCGGCAGCAGCTGCGCGAGCCCGGTGTAGAAGGGCGAACTGAGTCCGTTCGGGATGATCACCGCCGCCGCGGCGACCTGCACCACCACCAGCGCAAGCGACACCAGCCGCCCCGCCTGCCCGAACAGCGCCACGAGCCCTTGGTGCAGCATCACGAAGCTCAGCGACATCACCGCCGAGAACACGATGGCGCCCATCACGTGAACCGGATGCGCCCCCACCGCGACCAGCACCACCGCCACGATCGCGGCCTGCACCAGGGCGAGCACGGCGGCGGGCACGAGGGAGGCGACGACCACGCGGAAGGTCGACGCCGTGGAGGCCAGCTCCCGGCGGCTGAACGGCGTGAGCAGGAGGTAGATCGCGAAGGCGCCGATCCAGAGCGCGAGCGGCACCGCGACGGCGGCGATCGCCGCTGCCGGCGTGGGAAGCGCGTCGATGTCGCTCTGCTGGGTGACGACCGGCGTGGCGACGACTGTCGAGATGGAATCCTGCTGCTCCGTGGTGTAGCTCGGTATGGCGGCTGCCGCTTCGGAGAGGCCGGAGGCCAGCTTGCCGGTGTTGGTCGCGAGCTCCGTGCTGCCGCCCGCGATACCGGAGGCTGCCGTGGAAAGGTCGCCGAGACCGGTCGCGAGGCCGGCCGTGCCCGCGGCGATCTTCTCGGTGCCGCTCGCCACCTCGCCGAGCGTCGAGGTGAGCAGGGGGAGGTCTTGGGCGAACTCGCCGGCACCCGTGCTGACCTGGTTCGAGAACCCCTCGAGGGCCGTCACTCCGAGCGCGTCGAGGCCGAGACCCAGTGTGACTCCGAAGGACTGAACCCGGATGCCCGCCGCGGTCGCCTGCAGGTCGGCGAGACGAGCTTGGATCTCGTCGTCGGTCAACCCCGGCACCGCGGCGCTCAGCGCGGCGATGTCGCTCTCGAGCTGCTGCTGCTGGGCGTCGACGCCGTAGCTCGCCGCGGTCTCCTCGGCGAGGCGCTGCTTGAGTACTCCGATGCCGTCGGTGACGCCGGTCGATCCGACGGCGATGGCGTCGGCGTAGACGGGCAGGTCGGTCGTCCCGTCAGCGATCTGCCGCATCCCGGTCGCCAGCCCCTGCACGATGGTGTTGAGCTCGGCCCCGCCCTGAGCTGCCCCCGCGACCCCGGTGGCCAATTGACCCTGGTAGTCGGAGAGGGTGTTCGCGCCCGCGGCGAGCTGACCGGCTCCGTTCGCGGCCTCGCCGAGCTTGCCGTTCAGCTCGGTGAAGCCGCCGAGCAGCCCGGTGACGTACTGCTTGGTCGACGCCTCCGAGATCGCGGCCTGGAGGTTGGCCGAGAGGGCGCTGGCGAGCAGCTCGGTGACGTAGCTGCTCGCGCCGTTCGTCTGCACCTGCACCCCGGCCTGCACCGGGTCGCTGGTGGCGATGGAGGCGTACCCGGCCGAGAACTCCTTCGGAATGGTGACGACCGTGGCGAACTCGCCCGACGACAGGCCTGCGCCCGCGGTGTCGGCGTCGGTCACCGTCCACGAGAAGCCCTTGCCGGCCGTGCCGTCGGTGAGCTGGCTCACGAGCAGCTTGCCGGCGGCCACGGGCGTACCCGTACCGCTGCCGTCGGAGGCGGCGGGGGTGACCGACCCGCCGTCGACGTAGACGAGCTGGTCGAGGTTCACGACTGCCGCCGGGAGGCTGGGCGCCGCGGCGTCTGCAGAAGCGGAGGTTCCCGCATCCGTCGACCCGCTCGCGGTGGTGTCGGCCTGGGCCCGCAATGCCGTCACCGCGACCCCGGCGATGAGAAGCGGTGTCAGCACCGCGAGCACGATCGCGATGCGGCGACCGATCGGTGACAGGCCGCCGTTGTCGCCGCGTCTGACGAGGGAGCGGAGCTTCGTCATGCTGTCACCTCCTGTCGGGGTTCGGTGGGCGGGTTCTGGTCGGGGTCGTCGGGGGAGTCTGGGGCGCTTGGGGCGCCTTGCGCGCCCGATGCCGAGCCCGGGCCCGATCCCGAACCCGGGTCATCGGGTGCGGCGGCCTCACCGCGACCGGCCGACCCGGCAGGGGCAGCTACCGCGGGCACCGAAGGCCCTGACGGCAGCGCCGACACCACGGACGCACCCGGCAGACCCGGCAGCACCGGCGGCTCCGGCCGCACCGCGGCGAGCGCCACGATCTGCACCGGGCGGATGCCCGCGTCCAGCCGCGCCCCGTGATGCGCGACCACCAGCGTCGTCGTGAGTGGCAGCGCGGCGTCGACGATCGACAGGGCGTGCTGCAGGTGGGCGGTGGGGATGCCGGTGCCGTCGACGGCGACGAGCCCGACCTTGGCAGTGGCGCGCCCGCGCCGGTCGGTGACGGTCGCCGCGGCAGCCGTGGCCTCCGCGAGCTGGCGGATCCACTCCGCGGCCAGCGCGCGGCCCCACAGCTCCGCGAGCTCCTCGCCGAGCTCGCGCTGCAGTCGCTGCTCGACGCTCCGTGCGCCCGCGGGCAGCGAGCCG carries:
- a CDS encoding nucleoside hydrolase, with product MTHRVLLDVDTGVDDALAILFAIAHPDIDLLGVTCVAGNTSLPNVVANTLKVLDAAGAPPVPVAGGAVRPLIEPLRSSHVHGEDGLGDLGLEASTRAVDPRHAVDLARDLILSADGPVTLVGLAPQTNLALLLRQYPEVAEKLERIVVMGGSASGGNATAVAEFNVWHDPEAAAIVLDSGVPVFMYGLDVFNQVTIAEADAARLTTSSSASGRLAGALLSFQMADPEVDQESEGEGAWGGHIGDAGALCALVDPGALRIETHPVRVELAGFARGQTIVDRRRRSGEDAVHGIHAAVPAIDIALDVDVDRFARLFLDTIARLP
- a CDS encoding dienelactone hydrolase family protein encodes the protein MSELVDIPSPGWPLEFGVPGRAGVVIVHDEYGRLPYLESYGTALAAQGFHVVVPDLFDGKAAVQEAGAAELVARVDEGFAQATLDDAIGFPRAAGATRVGVIGLGLGGRLALRAAQSGAADAVVTYYATLGDDEGGIIPCPVMLHRAAGDEFDAFVSRLKEHGTPVTQHSYSAAPGFANATVAELVDPQAAALAFARSVYFMQAQLLD
- a CDS encoding YhgE/Pip domain-containing protein, producing MTKLRSLVRRGDNGGLSPIGRRIAIVLAVLTPLLIAGVAVTALRAQADTTASGSTDAGTSASADAAAPSLPAAVVNLDQLVYVDGGSVTPAASDGSGTGTPVAAGKLLVSQLTDGTAGKGFSWTVTDADTAGAGLSSGEFATVVTIPKEFSAGYASIATSDPVQAGVQVQTNGASSYVTELLASALSANLQAAISEASTKQYVTGLLGGFTELNGKLGEAANGAGQLAAGANTLSDYQGQLATGVAGAAQGGAELNTIVQGLATGMRQIADGTTDLPVYADAIAVGSTGVTDGIGVLKQRLAEETAASYGVDAQQQQLESDIAALSAAVPGLTDDEIQARLADLQATAAGIRVQSFGVTLGLGLDALGVTALEGFSNQVSTGAGEFAQDLPLLTSTLGEVASGTEKIAAGTAGLATGLGDLSTAASGIAGGSTELATNTGKLASGLSEAAAAIPSYTTEQQDSISTVVATPVVTQQSDIDALPTPAAAIAAVAVPLALWIGAFAIYLLLTPFSRRELASTASTFRVVVASLVPAAVLALVQAAIVAVVLVAVGAHPVHVMGAIVFSAVMSLSFVMLHQGLVALFGQAGRLVSLALVVVQVAAAAVIIPNGLSSPFYTGLAQLLPLSHAITGMHALIGGGSAVVAGQEALVLVVFAALGLVLTLVAVTRARSRSVVVAAPGAVVPAVAA
- a CDS encoding SRPBCC domain-containing protein, whose protein sequence is MSINVGVFSCPPERVFEVLADGWLFPVWVVGASRMRDVEEAWPAEGSKLHHSFGVWPAVIDDETTVLEWNPPHRMVMQPAGWPIGEARVTITVKPRGTGCVVRLEEHASRGPGTLMPAPLLDIPLHIRNTETLRRLCYISEG
- a CDS encoding MBL fold metallo-hydrolase, whose protein sequence is MKAAGPSTPEPVDAVEFAADRAAEHGVPLGESLPPAAEVRPGVWVLPQPTPGDGIPHYTLSYAIVDEAGGVHLVDPGWDTEENADRLAAFLADRGARLDDVVSVTATHLHPDHLGLAERLRRETGARVQLHAAEQEAAQRLAEQAETAVETAAERLALWGVPEADRDELMQVARVAATAGPRTTAVSTGVGPAGFTADLVLHDGELLEVPGRRLEVLHTPGHTPGHLALVDHGDELLFTGDLVLPTIYPGLGLGGPADDPLGDYLRSLERVSAYAGHEVLPGHGYRFTGIAARCATIREHHLKRSREIAALLDAHPGLTVWQLAERVTWTAGWAHLHGFYRVSALSQTAMHTAYLQRAEAA
- a CDS encoding DUF2470 domain-containing protein: MTAFAPDVIDAVLRHMNGDHSDDNLLIARAFVDPSADASTMTGFDGDGGVWEVTAGGATTAASVAWPAGPITERAEVRREIVALYDEACAVLGVEPRAHDR
- a CDS encoding heme oxygenase (biliverdin-producing), which translates into the protein MAAVIPFSQALRERTWSGHGDSEGAGFMTDLMSGKGSRDDYISLVAQHFFIYEALEAAAERMKNDPVAAAFITPKLTRLPAIEADLQFLLGDDWREKISPLPTTERYVQRIREVAATWNGGFIAHHYTRYLGDLSGGQIIRTLMQRQFGFETNGVGFYLFGDIAKPKEFKETYRTQLDAVDWSDEERDRVIDEVLVAYRFNTELFLDLADAKAAQVA
- a CDS encoding NAD(P)/FAD-dependent oxidoreductase — its product is MARAGLSVRVYERASTIGGGARTAEVTLPGFRHDICSAVHPLALSSGFFRSFRLPERMRLAVPEISFGHPLDGGRAAIAFRDLDRTADGLGPDGSAYRRLMEPLVRRADEVAQFTGSSLVRLPAHPVAAALFGLRALEQGSPLWNLRFSDDVAPAMLSGVAAHSILPMPSLGTAGAALSLGVQAHARGWPVPIGGSQAIVDALVADLLEHGGEVVTDAEVRQLDDVRPAQAVLLDVAPANLARIAGRELPRRYLAALRRFRYGNAVAKTDFALSGPVPWTNELLRHAPTVHVGGTRAEIAAAEREVAAGRHSASPYVLVSQPSIVDEGRAPAGGHVLWAYTHVPSGSTLDQTEVITRQIERFAPGFRDLVLGSASRTATEYESYDPNYIGGDIAAGAATLRQLIVRPTLSLDPWSTPARGVYLCSSSTPPGPGVHGLSGWYAARRALATVFGIRTPPSLAPRPTRTES
- a CDS encoding CatA-like O-acetyltransferase, giving the protein MPPFCPSPPDSGASPRVAQIWAIASVVNRHDEFRMTLDEAGGPAVWREVHPAFTVFNPPSETFSCLWEPFDRNFGAFHDAASETMARFAGTTELFPQGAPPANVFDISSVPWTTFTGFTLNIDGGWDHFAPIFTLGRYAEREGRSLLPLAVQVHHAVADGFHTARLIEELRALFSDTTWLRA